GCCAAAGGCTTTTATGAAGGAGCCCATGGTTGCCGAAGCGAGCATAAAGCCCAGGTATATCCCGGCGTTATAACCTCCGAGGGCACTGCTTTTGTGCTCCGGAGGAGAAATTATTGCAATCAGGGCGCCGATGGATGTAAAAGCGAGGGCAAGACCGCTTCCCAAAAGCAGTGCTCCTATCATGAAAACGGCAAAGGAAGTGGCGTATCCCAGCACAACCAGTGCCAGCGCCACTGCCAAAACCCCGATAAGGATCAGCCTTTCCCTGTGTCTGGTTTTATCGCTCCATATGCCGAAGGGGATTCTCAGGAGGGCATTAAGAATGCCCTGGGTCAGGAAAATGACCCCGATGAGCGAGAGAGGTACCGAAGCGTCCCTGGCATGAAGAGGTACGAAGGTTATGAAGGTCCCCAGGCCAAAGCAGAGACCGATCGTTATGAGCCAGCACCCCCATAGCCCGGGATGTTTGAAGACGGTCTTCGGAGAGCTTTTTGCTTTGAGTTTGTCCTTCGATGATGGTGGTTCGGGCTGGGCGGAGTTGCCTTCGGGTAGTAAGAGTAACAGTGTGGGAAAGCAACACAGGGTAAGGGCCGAAGAGAGGAACAGGTTGTGGTAGCCGAAATGGTCAGCAATCCATCCGCCTATGGCCGGGCCAATACTTATTCCGGTGTGAAGCGACGTTGTGTACCATCCGTAGGCCCTTCCCACGTGGGTTGGAGGAGCTACCCGGGCGACATAACCCATCATGGTGGGTCCATAAGAAGATACGGCCAGCCCGAAAAGGAAGTAAATGGGGATTATGTGGTAGGGGTTACGGGCAAAGGTCAGCAGGAATGAAGTTAAAGCTGCCAGGAGAATGCCAGAAGCCGCTACTGTTTTGGTTCCCAGTCTGTCGGCCGCATAACCCATGGGAAGTGAAAGAAAACCGGCGGTGAGAAAGAAGACGGAGTTTATCAGACCGACGAGGACAATCGTTGCTCCTAACTCTCTTGCAAAAACGGGCACCACGGGAACCCGCATGTAGGAACCCGTATAAAATCCGAAGGTGAGAAAACAGCTTACTATCAGACCC
This portion of the Thermodesulforhabdus norvegica genome encodes:
- a CDS encoding MFS transporter, with the protein product MRNTYAKGLIVSCFLTFGFYTGSYMRVPVVPVFARELGATIVLVGLINSVFFLTAGFLSLPMGYAADRLGTKTVAASGILLAALTSFLLTFARNPYHIIPIYFLFGLAVSSYGPTMMGYVARVAPPTHVGRAYGWYTTSLHTGISIGPAIGGWIADHFGYHNLFLSSALTLCCFPTLLLLLPEGNSAQPEPPSSKDKLKAKSSPKTVFKHPGLWGCWLITIGLCFGLGTFITFVPLHARDASVPLSLIGVIFLTQGILNALLRIPFGIWSDKTRHRERLILIGVLAVALALVVLGYATSFAVFMIGALLLGSGLALAFTSIGALIAIISPPEHKSSALGGYNAGIYLGFMLASATMGSFIKAFGYPKAFSASGLLILLLACIFRNLTKKA